A window from Setaria italica strain Yugu1 chromosome VIII, Setaria_italica_v2.0, whole genome shotgun sequence encodes these proteins:
- the LOC101779297 gene encoding putative 14-3-3-like protein GF14-H, whose translation MEEREKVVCLAKLAEQAERYDDMVEFMKKLARMDVDMNAEERHLFSVGFKNTIGAKRASWRIICSLEQKLTSGDQAGVMIDAYKKKVEGELRKVCNEVLSIIAIHCLPLASSGENVVFFYKMKGDYYRYLAEFSTGTEKKAAADQSLMAYQHAMVVASSELSPAHQIRLGLALNFSVFFYEIMNSHERACQVAKQAFDEALTEINAAGEGVYKDSTLMMQLLKDNLALWTSELTGGEASKDNDIDMEG comes from the exons ATATGGTGGAATTTATGAAGAAGCTTGCTAGGATGGATGTGGATATGAATGCTGAAGAAAGGCATTTATTCTCAGTAGGTTTCAAAAATACTATTGGGGCAAAGAGGGCATCATGGAGAATCATTTGTTCACTTGAGCAAAAGTTGACAAGTGGTGATCAGGCTGGTGTGATGATAGATGCCTACAAAAAGAAAGTAGAAGGCGAACTAAGGAAGGTTTGCAATGAAGTACTGTCAATCATCGCTATTCATTGCCTTCCCTTGGCCAGTTCGGGTGAAAATGTTGTGTTCTTTTATAAGAT GAAAGGGGACTACTATCGTTACTTGGCTGAATTTAGCACTGGAACTGAAAAGAAGGCTGCTGCTGATCAGTCACTTATGGCATACCAG CATGCCATGGTTGTCGCCTCCAGTGAACTCTCACCTGCTCACCAAATCAGGCTTGGCCTTGCCCTCAATTTTTCGGTCTTCTTTTATGAGATAATGAACTCTCATGAGAG AGCTTGCCAAGTGGCAAAACAAGCATTTGATGAGGCTCTTACTGAAATTAATGCTGCTGGTGAGGGGGTTTACAAGGATAGCACACTTATGATGCAGCTTCTGAAGGACAACTTAGCATTGTGGACATCAGAATTAACTGGAG GTGAAGCATCAAAGGATAATGACATCGACATGGAG GGTTGA
- the LOC101778888 gene encoding NADPH:adrenodoxin oxidoreductase, mitochondrial isoform X2 — protein sequence MARGLRLLSRAVERLRPLLVQGPPTRGFSAFVREPLHVCVVGSGPAGFYTADRMLKSHEGAQVDIIDRLPTPFGLVRSGVAPDHPETKIVVNQFSRVAANGSCSFFGNVTLGRDISLSELRKTYHVVVLAYGAESDRSLGIPGEDLKGIHSAREFVWWYNGHPDMCDLSPDLKNTESAVILGQGNVALDVARILLRCKTELATTDIADYALDALRGSTIRKVHLVGRRGPVQAACTAKELREILGLKNVRICINEADLATSPADEEEMRNSRIQRRVYELLSKAASVHKDNSYSDQKELHFVFFRRPIKFIPSENGSTVGAVQLEKTALKGDEVTGKQVAVGTGEFEDLKCGLVLKSIGYKSLPVQGLPFDKNRGVVPNLRGRVLSSESETTTVESGLYVVGWLKRGPTGIVATNLHCAEETVGG from the exons ATGGCCCGCGGTCTGCGGCTCCTCTCCCGCGCGGTGGAGAGGCTGCGGCCGCTGCTTGTCCAGGGGCCGCCGACGAGGGGCTTCTCCGCCTTCGTGCGCGAGCCGCTCCACGTCTGCGTCGTCGGTAGCGGCCCTGCAGGGTTCTACACCGCCGACAGG ATGCTGAAGAGTCATGAAGGAGCACAAGTTGATATCATTGATAGGCTCCCCACACCATTTGGCCTAGTTCGTTCTGGAGTGGCTCCAGATCATCCAGAAACAAAG ATTGTGGTAAATCAATTTTCTCGTGTAGCTGCAAATGGCAGCTGTTCATTCTTTGGGAATGTAACACTGGGAAGGGATATATCTCTGTCAGAGCTTCGCAAAACATATCATGTT GTTGTTCTTGCTTATGGTGCAGAAAGTGATAGGTCACTTGGTATTCCTGGAGAG GATCTGAAAGGAATTCATTCAGCTCGCGAGTTTGTCTGGTGGTACAATGGACATCCAGACATGTGCGACTTGTCTCCTGATTTGAAAAACACAGAATCTGCAGTCATCCTTGGTCAG GGAAATGTTGCTCTTGATGTTGCACGTATTCTTTTACGCTGTAAAACTGAGTTGGCTACTACAGATATTGCTGATTATGCGTTGGATGCTCTACGTGGCAGCACAATAAG GAAGGTACACTTGGTTGGGCGACGGGGTCCTGTACAAGCAGCATGCACAGCAAAGGAGTTGCGTGAAATTTTAG GTTTGAAAAATGTTCGTATTTGCATCAACGAAGCTGATCTTGCAACTTCGCCTGCAGATGAG GAGGAGATGAGGAATAGTAGAATCCAAAGAAGGGTTTATGAGTTGCTGTCCAAAGCTGCAAGTGTGCATAAGGACAACAGTTACAGTGACCAAAAGGAGCTTCATTTTGTGTTTTTCAGGAGACCTATCAAGTTCATCCCTTCAGAAAATGGTTCCACAGTTGGTGCTGTTCAACTTGAGAAGACAGCTTTAAAAG GTGATGAAGTAACTGGTAAGCAGGTGGCTGTTGGAACTGGTGAGTTTGAAGACCTAAAATGTGG TCTGGTCTTGAAAAGTATTGGTTACAAATCTTTGCCTGTACAAGGTTTGCCTTTCGACAAAAACAGAG GAGTTGTGCCAAATTTGAGAGGCAGAGTCCTGAGCAGCGAGTCAGAGACAACCACTGTGGAATCAGGGTTGTACGTGGTAGGATGGTTAAAGAGAGGACCAACTGGGATCGTTGCGACAAATCTCCACTGTGCGGAAGAAACAGTAG GTGGCTAG
- the LOC101778888 gene encoding NADPH:adrenodoxin oxidoreductase, mitochondrial isoform X3, whose product MARGLRLLSRAVERLRPLLVQGPPTRGFSAFVREPLHVCVVGSGPAGFYTADRMLKSHEGAQVDIIDRLPTPFGLVRSGVAPDHPETKIVVNQFSRVAANGSCSFFGNVTLGRDISLSELRKTYHVVVLAYGAESDRSLGIPGEDLKGIHSAREFVWWYNGHPDMCDLSPDLKNTESAVILGQGNVALDVARILLRCKTELATTDIADYALDALRGSTIRKVHLVGRRGPVQAACTAKELREILGLKNVRICINEADLATSPADEEEMRNSRIQRRVYELLSKAASVHKDNSYSDQKELHFVFFRRPIKFIPSENGSTVGAVQLEKTALKGDEVTGKQVAVGTGEFEDLKCGFAFRQKQRSCAKFERQSPEQRVRDNHCGIRVVRGRMVKERTNWDRCDKSPLCGRNSRWLASSKMISRVC is encoded by the exons ATGGCCCGCGGTCTGCGGCTCCTCTCCCGCGCGGTGGAGAGGCTGCGGCCGCTGCTTGTCCAGGGGCCGCCGACGAGGGGCTTCTCCGCCTTCGTGCGCGAGCCGCTCCACGTCTGCGTCGTCGGTAGCGGCCCTGCAGGGTTCTACACCGCCGACAGG ATGCTGAAGAGTCATGAAGGAGCACAAGTTGATATCATTGATAGGCTCCCCACACCATTTGGCCTAGTTCGTTCTGGAGTGGCTCCAGATCATCCAGAAACAAAG ATTGTGGTAAATCAATTTTCTCGTGTAGCTGCAAATGGCAGCTGTTCATTCTTTGGGAATGTAACACTGGGAAGGGATATATCTCTGTCAGAGCTTCGCAAAACATATCATGTT GTTGTTCTTGCTTATGGTGCAGAAAGTGATAGGTCACTTGGTATTCCTGGAGAG GATCTGAAAGGAATTCATTCAGCTCGCGAGTTTGTCTGGTGGTACAATGGACATCCAGACATGTGCGACTTGTCTCCTGATTTGAAAAACACAGAATCTGCAGTCATCCTTGGTCAG GGAAATGTTGCTCTTGATGTTGCACGTATTCTTTTACGCTGTAAAACTGAGTTGGCTACTACAGATATTGCTGATTATGCGTTGGATGCTCTACGTGGCAGCACAATAAG GAAGGTACACTTGGTTGGGCGACGGGGTCCTGTACAAGCAGCATGCACAGCAAAGGAGTTGCGTGAAATTTTAG GTTTGAAAAATGTTCGTATTTGCATCAACGAAGCTGATCTTGCAACTTCGCCTGCAGATGAG GAGGAGATGAGGAATAGTAGAATCCAAAGAAGGGTTTATGAGTTGCTGTCCAAAGCTGCAAGTGTGCATAAGGACAACAGTTACAGTGACCAAAAGGAGCTTCATTTTGTGTTTTTCAGGAGACCTATCAAGTTCATCCCTTCAGAAAATGGTTCCACAGTTGGTGCTGTTCAACTTGAGAAGACAGCTTTAAAAG GTGATGAAGTAACTGGTAAGCAGGTGGCTGTTGGAACTGGTGAGTTTGAAGACCTAAAATGTGG GTTTGCCTTTCGACAAAAACAGAG GAGTTGTGCCAAATTTGAGAGGCAGAGTCCTGAGCAGCGAGTCAGAGACAACCACTGTGGAATCAGGGTTGTACGTGGTAGGATGGTTAAAGAGAGGACCAACTGGGATCGTTGCGACAAATCTCCACTGTGCGGAAGAAACAGTAG GTGGCTAGCATCCTCGAAGATGATATCAAGGGTGTGTTAA
- the LOC101778888 gene encoding NADPH:adrenodoxin oxidoreductase, mitochondrial isoform X1, with protein MARGLRLLSRAVERLRPLLVQGPPTRGFSAFVREPLHVCVVGSGPAGFYTADRMLKSHEGAQVDIIDRLPTPFGLVRSGVAPDHPETKIVVNQFSRVAANGSCSFFGNVTLGRDISLSELRKTYHVVVLAYGAESDRSLGIPGEDLKGIHSAREFVWWYNGHPDMCDLSPDLKNTESAVILGQGNVALDVARILLRCKTELATTDIADYALDALRGSTIRKVHLVGRRGPVQAACTAKELREILGLKNVRICINEADLATSPADEEEMRNSRIQRRVYELLSKAASVHKDNSYSDQKELHFVFFRRPIKFIPSENGSTVGAVQLEKTALKGDEVTGKQVAVGTGEFEDLKCGLVLKSIGYKSLPVQGLPFDKNRGVVPNLRGRVLSSESETTTVESGLYVVGWLKRGPTGIVATNLHCAEETVASILEDDIKGVLKPPSDSKKHGRTGLVEILKQNNVRFVPFSGWEKIDSKEKMAGQLRNKPREKITTWDELQKAASE; from the exons ATGGCCCGCGGTCTGCGGCTCCTCTCCCGCGCGGTGGAGAGGCTGCGGCCGCTGCTTGTCCAGGGGCCGCCGACGAGGGGCTTCTCCGCCTTCGTGCGCGAGCCGCTCCACGTCTGCGTCGTCGGTAGCGGCCCTGCAGGGTTCTACACCGCCGACAGG ATGCTGAAGAGTCATGAAGGAGCACAAGTTGATATCATTGATAGGCTCCCCACACCATTTGGCCTAGTTCGTTCTGGAGTGGCTCCAGATCATCCAGAAACAAAG ATTGTGGTAAATCAATTTTCTCGTGTAGCTGCAAATGGCAGCTGTTCATTCTTTGGGAATGTAACACTGGGAAGGGATATATCTCTGTCAGAGCTTCGCAAAACATATCATGTT GTTGTTCTTGCTTATGGTGCAGAAAGTGATAGGTCACTTGGTATTCCTGGAGAG GATCTGAAAGGAATTCATTCAGCTCGCGAGTTTGTCTGGTGGTACAATGGACATCCAGACATGTGCGACTTGTCTCCTGATTTGAAAAACACAGAATCTGCAGTCATCCTTGGTCAG GGAAATGTTGCTCTTGATGTTGCACGTATTCTTTTACGCTGTAAAACTGAGTTGGCTACTACAGATATTGCTGATTATGCGTTGGATGCTCTACGTGGCAGCACAATAAG GAAGGTACACTTGGTTGGGCGACGGGGTCCTGTACAAGCAGCATGCACAGCAAAGGAGTTGCGTGAAATTTTAG GTTTGAAAAATGTTCGTATTTGCATCAACGAAGCTGATCTTGCAACTTCGCCTGCAGATGAG GAGGAGATGAGGAATAGTAGAATCCAAAGAAGGGTTTATGAGTTGCTGTCCAAAGCTGCAAGTGTGCATAAGGACAACAGTTACAGTGACCAAAAGGAGCTTCATTTTGTGTTTTTCAGGAGACCTATCAAGTTCATCCCTTCAGAAAATGGTTCCACAGTTGGTGCTGTTCAACTTGAGAAGACAGCTTTAAAAG GTGATGAAGTAACTGGTAAGCAGGTGGCTGTTGGAACTGGTGAGTTTGAAGACCTAAAATGTGG TCTGGTCTTGAAAAGTATTGGTTACAAATCTTTGCCTGTACAAGGTTTGCCTTTCGACAAAAACAGAG GAGTTGTGCCAAATTTGAGAGGCAGAGTCCTGAGCAGCGAGTCAGAGACAACCACTGTGGAATCAGGGTTGTACGTGGTAGGATGGTTAAAGAGAGGACCAACTGGGATCGTTGCGACAAATCTCCACTGTGCGGAAGAAACA GTGGCTAGCATCCTCGAAGATGATATCAAGGGTGTGTTAAAGCCCCCGTCTGATTCGAAGAAGCATGGAAGGACAGGACTTGTTGAGATCCTAAAACAAAACAATGTTCGTTTTGTGCCATTCAGTGGTTGGGAGAAGATTGATTCCAAGGAAAAGATGGCAGGGCAGCTGAGAAACAAGCCTAGAGAGAAGATCACAACCTGGGACGAGCTCCAGAAAGCTGCAAGCGAGTAA
- the LOC101778888 gene encoding NADPH:adrenodoxin oxidoreductase, mitochondrial isoform X4 has product MARGLRLLSRAVERLRPLLVQGPPTRGFSAFVREPLHVCVVGSGPAGFYTADRMLKSHEGAQVDIIDRLPTPFGLVRSGVAPDHPETKIVVNQFSRVAANGSCSFFGNVTLGRDISLSELRKTYHVVVLAYGAESDRSLGIPGEDLKGIHSAREFVWWYNGHPDMCDLSPDLKNTESAVILGQGNVALDVARILLRCKTELATTDIADYALDALRGSTIRKVHLVGRRGPVQAACTAKELREILGLKNVRICINEADLATSPADEEEMRNSRIQRRVYELLSKAASVHKDNSYSDQKELHFVFFRRPIKFIPSENGSTVGAVQLEKTALKGDEVTGKQVAVGTGEFEDLKCGFAFRQKQRSCAKFERQSPEQRVRDNHCGIRVVRGRMVKERTNWDRCDKSPLCGRNSG; this is encoded by the exons ATGGCCCGCGGTCTGCGGCTCCTCTCCCGCGCGGTGGAGAGGCTGCGGCCGCTGCTTGTCCAGGGGCCGCCGACGAGGGGCTTCTCCGCCTTCGTGCGCGAGCCGCTCCACGTCTGCGTCGTCGGTAGCGGCCCTGCAGGGTTCTACACCGCCGACAGG ATGCTGAAGAGTCATGAAGGAGCACAAGTTGATATCATTGATAGGCTCCCCACACCATTTGGCCTAGTTCGTTCTGGAGTGGCTCCAGATCATCCAGAAACAAAG ATTGTGGTAAATCAATTTTCTCGTGTAGCTGCAAATGGCAGCTGTTCATTCTTTGGGAATGTAACACTGGGAAGGGATATATCTCTGTCAGAGCTTCGCAAAACATATCATGTT GTTGTTCTTGCTTATGGTGCAGAAAGTGATAGGTCACTTGGTATTCCTGGAGAG GATCTGAAAGGAATTCATTCAGCTCGCGAGTTTGTCTGGTGGTACAATGGACATCCAGACATGTGCGACTTGTCTCCTGATTTGAAAAACACAGAATCTGCAGTCATCCTTGGTCAG GGAAATGTTGCTCTTGATGTTGCACGTATTCTTTTACGCTGTAAAACTGAGTTGGCTACTACAGATATTGCTGATTATGCGTTGGATGCTCTACGTGGCAGCACAATAAG GAAGGTACACTTGGTTGGGCGACGGGGTCCTGTACAAGCAGCATGCACAGCAAAGGAGTTGCGTGAAATTTTAG GTTTGAAAAATGTTCGTATTTGCATCAACGAAGCTGATCTTGCAACTTCGCCTGCAGATGAG GAGGAGATGAGGAATAGTAGAATCCAAAGAAGGGTTTATGAGTTGCTGTCCAAAGCTGCAAGTGTGCATAAGGACAACAGTTACAGTGACCAAAAGGAGCTTCATTTTGTGTTTTTCAGGAGACCTATCAAGTTCATCCCTTCAGAAAATGGTTCCACAGTTGGTGCTGTTCAACTTGAGAAGACAGCTTTAAAAG GTGATGAAGTAACTGGTAAGCAGGTGGCTGTTGGAACTGGTGAGTTTGAAGACCTAAAATGTGG GTTTGCCTTTCGACAAAAACAGAG GAGTTGTGCCAAATTTGAGAGGCAGAGTCCTGAGCAGCGAGTCAGAGACAACCACTGTGGAATCAGGGTTGTACGTGGTAGGATGGTTAAAGAGAGGACCAACTGGGATCGTTGCGACAAATCTCCACTGTGCGGAAGAAACA GTGGCTAG